A genomic segment from Aridibaculum aurantiacum encodes:
- a CDS encoding c-type cytochrome: protein MKKIFFISTVSLAAIVMVSCGDDVKRTPGKDYMPDMRMSRAYETYADHSNLADKGINYKPEPVVGTVSRGEELPYHLQNNEEGYAQSAAVTNPLPDLTELEMTETDRLYQINCAICHGAKLDGNGPLYKGGAGPYAAKPATLVGDPNIEKLSEGTYFHVMTYGKGVMGSYASQLTRKQRWMVAKYIKAKQAGAATPAAGGTNAADSAAAGGATTATTPSK, encoded by the coding sequence ATGAAGAAAATATTTTTTATATCAACAGTTTCGTTAGCAGCCATAGTAATGGTAAGCTGCGGCGATGATGTAAAGCGTACACCAGGAAAAGATTATATGCCGGACATGCGTATGAGCCGCGCATACGAAACTTATGCTGATCACAGCAACCTGGCTGATAAAGGGATCAACTACAAACCAGAGCCTGTTGTAGGTACAGTATCAAGAGGTGAGGAATTACCTTATCACCTGCAAAACAATGAGGAAGGCTATGCGCAAAGTGCTGCAGTTACCAACCCTCTTCCTGATCTTACAGAATTGGAAATGACCGAGACTGACAGGTTGTACCAGATAAACTGTGCTATCTGTCACGGTGCTAAGCTGGATGGTAACGGCCCGCTGTACAAAGGTGGTGCAGGTCCATATGCAGCAAAACCAGCTACACTGGTTGGCGATCCAAATATTGAAAAACTATCAGAAGGTACTTACTTCCATGTGATGACCTACGGAAAAGGTGTTATGGGAAGTTATGCTTCGCAGCTTACCCGTAAGCAACGCTGGATGGTGGCTAAATATATCAAGGCTAAGCAAGCTGGTGCAGCTACACCAGCAGCAGGCGGCACAAATGCAGCTGATAGCGCAGCAGCAGGTGGAGCAACAACAGCAACAACACCCAGTAAATAA
- a CDS encoding TAT-variant-translocated molybdopterin oxidoreductase — protein MEQKKYWQSFGELNQSNANQSAGEDEFQEDLPLEVDDKGLLDAKTPRRDFLKFMGFSTAAAAVAASCEMPVKKAIPFVNKPQEITPGVANYYATTYVQDNEVVSAIAKVRDGRPIKIEGNELSTIYQGGTSARMQASVLDLYDTSRLTVPKANNKEVSTFDAFDKMVMAELDQLGGRPVVVLTNTITSPTTRDAITQFLGRYPGRHVQYDAISYSGMLQANEASYGRRTIPSYNFAAARVIVSLNADFLGTWLSPVEFNKQYAETRRLNNTDLQMSRHIQFEPVMTMTGANADERYNHRPSETGAIALALYAAVGGAVTAPALPANLQQAVARTAKALQDARGAAVVVAGSNDVNIQTIVNGINDAIGANGSTIDWGTTYNTYQGIDTDMVQLVNDMNSGAIGALLIYNVNPAYNYFDQQKFVEGMKRVKFAVSFNQKMDETSQLCKYVIPDHHYLESWGDVEPKTGYFSLLQPTIHPLFKTRQWQDSLLRWSGATTDYLGALRTYWIGRLGSESRWDKAIQDGVVSPAAATSVNSTRTAATSSAPDTLRSTQTPTGGLLTALAAGGTTARGASFNSGGVAQAAATITAAQSSGTEVVLYQKVTMGIGSQANNPWLQETPDPITKATWDNYAIISPAMALNIFGIDLTKNGDSDAYEVHSEKPVLKITANGKTIELPIIIVPGTNQNTVGIAVGYGRGTNAVYDGENATRDDNAMERARVNIGKAGGGVGKNVFPLVTFNGRNRDYYIYKAEVAKAGYKASVAQNQVSNSHHGRTEVVIETSLASLKANPEIILGRRKHMHEDFAPKTGNFEKEATLYPLFPKPGIKWGMSIDMNTCTGCHACVVACTAENNVAVVGKSEVARHHDMHWLRIDRYFSGDLDNPNVVFQPMLCQHCDNAPCENVCPVAATNHNSEGINQMIYNRCIGTRYCGNNCPYKVRRFNWADYMGADSFPNNQHGTNSMTDASRMMNDDLTRMVLNPDVTVRSRGVIEKCSFCVQRLQDGKLKAKKESRPLRTGAEGYDVKTACQQACPADAIIFGNVNDEQSDVFQHRANNQNRLFYVLEMIHTLPNVSYLAKVRNVDALMPVGKKEQATVGGEAEQDNTTRDQKH, from the coding sequence ATGGAGCAAAAAAAGTACTGGCAAAGTTTTGGAGAGCTGAACCAATCTAACGCTAATCAATCCGCTGGTGAAGACGAGTTCCAGGAAGATCTGCCACTAGAGGTAGACGACAAAGGTTTATTAGACGCAAAAACTCCGCGCAGAGATTTTCTTAAATTCATGGGTTTTAGTACTGCTGCTGCTGCTGTAGCTGCCAGTTGCGAAATGCCAGTGAAAAAGGCAATTCCTTTTGTAAACAAACCGCAGGAAATAACACCAGGTGTAGCAAACTATTATGCTACTACTTACGTGCAGGATAATGAGGTGGTAAGTGCGATAGCCAAAGTGAGAGATGGCCGCCCGATCAAAATAGAGGGTAACGAACTTTCAACTATATACCAAGGTGGTACATCTGCAAGAATGCAGGCATCTGTACTTGACCTTTATGATACAAGCAGGCTTACTGTACCTAAAGCAAATAACAAAGAAGTAAGCACATTTGATGCTTTTGATAAAATGGTAATGGCTGAGCTTGATCAACTTGGTGGAAGACCAGTTGTAGTGCTTACTAACACCATCACTTCTCCTACTACACGCGATGCTATCACCCAGTTCTTAGGAAGATACCCTGGCCGTCATGTACAGTACGATGCTATCAGCTACAGCGGCATGCTGCAGGCTAACGAAGCATCTTACGGCAGAAGAACTATTCCTTCTTACAATTTTGCAGCAGCAAGAGTAATTGTAAGCTTGAATGCTGACTTCCTGGGTACATGGTTGAGCCCGGTTGAATTCAACAAGCAATACGCGGAAACAAGAAGATTAAATAATACAGATCTGCAAATGAGCCGTCACATCCAGTTTGAACCTGTGATGACCATGACCGGTGCAAATGCTGATGAAAGATATAACCACCGCCCATCTGAAACAGGTGCTATAGCACTTGCTTTATATGCAGCAGTTGGTGGAGCTGTTACTGCTCCTGCATTACCTGCCAACCTGCAGCAAGCAGTGGCTCGTACTGCAAAAGCACTACAAGATGCTCGTGGAGCTGCAGTAGTGGTAGCAGGTAGCAACGATGTAAACATCCAGACCATTGTAAATGGTATCAACGATGCTATTGGTGCAAATGGTTCAACCATTGACTGGGGTACCACCTACAATACCTACCAGGGTATTGATACAGACATGGTACAACTGGTGAATGACATGAATTCTGGTGCGATCGGTGCATTGCTTATCTACAATGTAAACCCAGCCTACAACTACTTCGACCAACAGAAGTTTGTAGAGGGTATGAAGCGTGTGAAGTTTGCTGTTTCTTTCAACCAGAAAATGGATGAGACGAGCCAGCTTTGTAAATATGTTATTCCTGATCATCACTACCTGGAAAGCTGGGGTGATGTAGAGCCTAAAACAGGTTATTTCTCCCTGCTTCAGCCTACCATTCACCCGCTGTTTAAAACACGCCAGTGGCAAGACAGCCTGTTAAGGTGGAGTGGAGCAACCACAGACTACCTGGGCGCTTTACGAACATACTGGATCGGCAGGTTGGGAAGCGAAAGCCGTTGGGATAAAGCTATTCAAGATGGTGTTGTTTCTCCTGCTGCAGCAACCAGCGTAAATTCTACAAGAACTGCTGCTACTAGCAGTGCACCTGATACTTTAAGAAGCACACAAACCCCTACAGGCGGATTGCTTACAGCTTTGGCTGCAGGTGGTACAACAGCTCGTGGTGCTAGCTTCAATAGTGGTGGTGTTGCGCAGGCAGCAGCTACTATTACTGCAGCACAATCTTCTGGTACCGAGGTGGTATTGTATCAAAAAGTAACAATGGGTATTGGCTCACAAGCTAACAACCCTTGGCTACAGGAAACGCCTGATCCAATCACTAAAGCTACCTGGGATAACTACGCTATCATTTCGCCAGCAATGGCATTGAACATCTTTGGCATTGACCTGACAAAGAATGGCGATAGCGATGCATACGAAGTACATTCTGAAAAGCCTGTTCTAAAAATAACAGCTAACGGAAAAACTATAGAGCTTCCAATCATCATTGTTCCTGGAACAAATCAGAACACCGTAGGTATAGCAGTAGGTTACGGACGTGGTACCAACGCGGTATACGATGGTGAAAATGCAACACGTGATGATAATGCAATGGAAAGAGCACGTGTGAATATCGGTAAAGCAGGTGGGGGTGTAGGTAAAAACGTATTCCCGCTTGTTACTTTCAACGGAAGAAACCGTGACTACTACATATACAAAGCTGAGGTTGCCAAAGCTGGATACAAAGCTTCTGTAGCACAAAACCAGGTTTCAAATAGCCACCATGGTCGTACCGAGGTTGTTATTGAAACATCACTTGCAAGTCTTAAGGCTAACCCTGAAATAATCCTGGGAAGGCGTAAGCACATGCACGAAGACTTTGCTCCTAAAACAGGCAATTTCGAAAAAGAAGCTACACTTTACCCGCTGTTTCCTAAGCCGGGTATTAAGTGGGGCATGAGCATAGACATGAATACCTGTACAGGTTGCCACGCATGTGTGGTAGCATGTACTGCAGAAAATAATGTGGCTGTGGTAGGTAAGAGCGAAGTAGCTCGTCACCACGACATGCACTGGCTGCGTATTGACCGCTACTTTAGCGGCGATTTGGATAATCCAAACGTAGTATTCCAGCCGATGCTGTGCCAGCACTGTGATAACGCTCCTTGTGAGAACGTTTGCCCGGTAGCTGCTACCAACCACAACAGTGAAGGTATCAACCAAATGATCTATAACCGTTGTATCGGTACAAGGTATTGCGGTAACAACTGTCCTTATAAAGTACGTCGTTTCAACTGGGCTGATTATATGGGTGCTGATAGCTTCCCTAACAACCAGCATGGCACCAACTCTATGACTGATGCCTCTCGTATGATGAACGATGACCTGACAAGAATGGTACTGAACCCTGATGTAACTGTTCGTAGCCGTGGTGTTATCGAAAAATGTTCTTTCTGTGTTCAGCGTTTGCAAGATGGTAAGCTAAAAGCTAAGAAAGAAAGCCGTCCATTGCGTACAGGTGCTGAAGGATACGATGTGAAGACTGCTTGTCAGCAAGCTTGTCCTGCAGATGCGATCATATTTGGTAATGTGAACGATGAACAGAGTGATGTATTCCAACACAGGGCTAACAACCAGAACCGTCTGTTCTATGTGCTGGAAATGATACACACGCTGCCTAACGTAAGCTACCTGGCTAAAGTGAGAAATGTAGATGCACTGATGCCTGTAGGTAAAAAAGAACAAGCTACTGTAGGTGGAGAAGCAGAACAGGATAACACAACTCGTGACCAAAAGCACTAG
- a CDS encoding quinol:cytochrome C oxidoreductase yields the protein MASTIREHFEVTGKMKTWSYGLMAIGLLAFIIGLVTKGMSHDPHEQGIFWGTLLYNSVFFLLITNASMFFICVTTLAHGGWQVAFRRVPEAISAIVPIFGLITFLILMFILFGLGHGDHHPIYHWLHPEGDEILMGKSGFLNVTFFVIWSFLSIAGWSFLGYRMRKLSYDTDNAPLNLEQGKKWVWNNTVRGSMFLVWFGLTVGSTTPWLWLMSIDAHWYSTMYSWYTFASSFVAGMSLIALWVIFMKNRGYLEYTTNEHLHDIGKFMFAFSIFWTYLWFSQYMLIWYSNMPEETLYFKHRVQGPWKGIFFLNLIINFIAPLLILMKRSAKRNYTLVTFMAVLIIFGHWIDFNQMVMASVSQDHVTLGWLDFGILALFAGMIIFFVGRALTKAPVVAKNHPFLKESIIHHT from the coding sequence ATGGCATCTACTATAAGAGAGCATTTTGAAGTAACAGGAAAGATGAAGACTTGGTCGTACGGTCTGATGGCGATTGGTCTGCTAGCATTTATCATTGGGCTTGTAACCAAGGGCATGAGCCACGATCCGCATGAGCAAGGAATTTTCTGGGGTACATTATTATACAACAGTGTATTCTTCCTGTTGATCACCAATGCCAGCATGTTCTTTATCTGTGTAACCACGCTTGCTCATGGTGGATGGCAGGTTGCTTTCCGCAGGGTGCCTGAGGCTATCTCTGCTATTGTTCCAATTTTCGGTCTTATTACCTTTTTGATATTGATGTTCATCCTGTTTGGCTTGGGTCACGGAGATCATCATCCAATTTACCATTGGCTACACCCTGAAGGAGATGAAATACTGATGGGTAAATCAGGATTTTTGAACGTAACATTCTTTGTTATCTGGAGTTTCTTGTCAATAGCTGGTTGGTCTTTCCTGGGTTACAGGATGCGTAAGCTGAGCTATGACACTGACAATGCTCCATTAAACTTAGAGCAAGGTAAAAAATGGGTGTGGAATAACACTGTTCGCGGTTCTATGTTCCTGGTATGGTTTGGTCTTACAGTGGGTTCTACTACGCCATGGTTGTGGTTGATGAGTATAGATGCACACTGGTACAGTACCATGTATAGCTGGTATACTTTCGCTAGCTCATTCGTTGCTGGTATGTCATTGATAGCTCTGTGGGTAATCTTTATGAAAAACAGGGGCTACCTGGAGTATACAACTAATGAGCACCTGCACGATATCGGTAAGTTCATGTTTGCGTTCTCTATCTTCTGGACATACCTATGGTTTAGCCAGTACATGCTTATCTGGTATTCTAACATGCCGGAAGAAACTCTATACTTCAAGCACAGGGTACAAGGTCCGTGGAAAGGAATATTTTTTCTAAACCTTATCATCAACTTCATCGCTCCGTTACTAATTTTGATGAAGCGTAGCGCTAAGAGAAACTATACCCTGGTTACCTTCATGGCAGTTCTTATCATCTTTGGACACTGGATCGATTTCAACCAGATGGTAATGGCCAGTGTATCGCAGGATCATGTAACGCTCGGCTGGCTTGACTTTGGTATCCTTGCCCTATTTGCAGGCATGATCATCTTCTTTGTTGGTAGAGCACTTACTAAGGCGCCGGTTGTTGCAAAGAACCACCCGTTCCTAAAAGAAAGTATCATTCACCACACCTAA
- the nrfD gene encoding NrfD/PsrC family molybdoenzyme membrane anchor subunit: MHLKYESQIREPLVDGNKDYHQVTEDIIRPIEAKPSRLWYIGFFISVALLLFGVYSVYREVTYGIGEWNLNKTIGWGWDITNFVWWVGIGHAGTLISAILLLFRQGWRTGVNRAAEAMTIFAVMCAGQFPIFHMGRVWMAFFVLPYPNTRGPLWVNFASPLLWDVFAISTYFTVSLLFWYSGLLPDFATVRDRAKTKLRKLLYGVAAFGWNGSTKHWQRHESLSLVLAGLSTPLVLSVHTIVSFDFATSVIPGWHTTIFPPYFVAGAIFSGFAMVQTLMIVVRKVLNLQDYITIGHIEAMNKVIVLTGSIVGVAYLTELFIGWYSMNDYEQYTFFYSRGNLFSPYGWSYYGMMFCNVVSPQFFWFRKLRRNIAFTFFMSVLVNVGMWFERFVIIVTSLYRDYLPSSWSYYYSPTIWEIGFYLGTFGLFFTCFFLFAKYFPTIAVAEIKYVLKTSGENYKDRMTPIETQKVDEFVHEHAH, from the coding sequence ATGCATTTAAAGTACGAATCACAAATCAGGGAACCACTGGTAGATGGTAACAAAGACTATCACCAGGTAACGGAAGACATTATTCGTCCGATAGAGGCCAAGCCGAGCAGGCTGTGGTATATAGGTTTCTTTATTTCAGTAGCCCTGTTGTTGTTTGGTGTTTACAGCGTGTACCGCGAGGTAACTTACGGTATAGGTGAGTGGAACCTGAACAAAACAATTGGCTGGGGTTGGGATATCACCAACTTCGTATGGTGGGTAGGTATTGGTCACGCGGGTACGCTTATCTCGGCTATCTTGTTGCTCTTTAGACAAGGCTGGAGAACAGGTGTAAACCGTGCGGCTGAGGCGATGACGATCTTTGCGGTAATGTGTGCGGGCCAGTTCCCGATCTTCCACATGGGTCGAGTTTGGATGGCGTTCTTTGTACTTCCTTATCCTAACACACGTGGTCCGCTGTGGGTAAACTTTGCTTCTCCACTATTATGGGACGTGTTCGCGATCTCTACTTACTTTACTGTATCACTGTTGTTCTGGTACTCTGGTTTGTTGCCTGACTTTGCAACAGTACGTGACCGTGCTAAAACTAAACTTCGTAAACTATTATACGGTGTAGCTGCATTTGGTTGGAACGGTAGTACAAAACACTGGCAGCGCCACGAGAGTTTGTCTCTTGTACTTGCTGGTTTGAGTACGCCACTGGTACTTTCGGTACACACGATCGTATCTTTTGACTTCGCCACTTCAGTTATTCCAGGATGGCACACTACCATCTTCCCTCCATACTTCGTTGCTGGTGCGATATTCTCAGGATTTGCAATGGTGCAAACGCTGATGATCGTAGTTCGTAAAGTGTTGAACCTGCAGGATTATATCACCATCGGCCACATTGAAGCTATGAACAAGGTAATCGTGTTGACTGGTTCTATTGTGGGTGTTGCTTACCTGACTGAGTTATTCATTGGTTGGTATAGTATGAACGACTACGAGCAGTATACCTTCTTCTATAGCCGTGGTAACCTGTTTAGCCCTTATGGCTGGAGCTACTATGGAATGATGTTCTGTAACGTTGTATCTCCACAGTTCTTCTGGTTCCGCAAGCTGCGTCGCAATATTGCTTTCACTTTCTTTATGAGTGTGCTGGTAAACGTAGGTATGTGGTTCGAGCGCTTTGTGATCATCGTTACTTCTCTATACCGCGACTACCTGCCAAGTAGCTGGAGCTATTACTATAGCCCTACCATTTGGGAGATCGGTTTCTACCTAGGTACTTTCGGATTGTTCTTTACATGTTTCTTCTTGTTTGCTAAGTACTTCCCAACCATTGCGGTGGCTGAGATCAAATATGTACTGAAAACAAGTGGTGAAAACTATAAGGATAGAATGACACCAATAGAAACACAGAAGGTGGATGAGTTTGTGCATGAGCACGCTCACTAG
- a CDS encoding DUF3341 domain-containing protein: protein MALKRFVVGCFDDEAVLFPAVKKVRNAGYKIQDVYTPFPVHGLDHALGMRETSLHTAGFIYGITGTTTALSCMSWIFTKDWPLNIGGKPNLPLPAFIPITFELTVLFAAVGMVLTFCYLCQLAPFVKRHHFHPRATDDLFVMAIECTERTNIDDLKGFLTSAGAVEVDFQVAETGWWFGRYDKEQKLYAEEQAIAG from the coding sequence ATGGCGCTAAAAAGATTTGTTGTTGGATGCTTTGATGATGAAGCAGTTTTATTTCCAGCTGTGAAGAAAGTTCGCAATGCAGGTTATAAGATCCAGGATGTTTATACACCTTTTCCTGTGCATGGTTTGGATCATGCATTAGGTATGCGTGAAACAAGTTTGCACACTGCTGGTTTCATCTATGGCATTACCGGTACCACTACTGCATTGAGCTGCATGAGTTGGATATTTACCAAGGATTGGCCTTTGAACATTGGTGGTAAGCCAAACCTTCCATTACCTGCTTTCATTCCTATCACTTTCGAGTTGACAGTATTGTTTGCAGCGGTAGGTATGGTACTTACTTTCTGCTACCTATGCCAGTTAGCTCCATTTGTTAAGCGTCATCACTTTCACCCACGTGCTACCGACGATCTTTTCGTAATGGCCATTGAGTGTACAGAAAGAACCAATATTGATGATCTGAAAGGATTTTTAACCAGTGCCGGCGCTGTAGAAGTAGATTTCCAGGTGGCTGAGACCGGATGGTGGTTTGGCAGGTACGATAAAGAACAGAAACTATACGCCGAGGAACAAGCGATCGCAGGTTAA
- a CDS encoding cytochrome c oxidase subunit II, with protein MSMYFTIAVIVLVFVVIFQIAKASEYVGILKGEEKTRKQANKINGFLMVAFLVLGLLGVYYCDVALRGKILGESASVEGEKVDEMLYLTIAVTGIVFLITQVLLFWFSYKYQEKENNKAFFFPHNNKLEVIWTVIPAIVLTVLVVIGLRNWFIFTGEAPKNALVVEVTGKQFGWIFRYPGKDQEFGKKYFRNIEEGTNSIGLIWEDNPQANQKADPYAFDDIVMEQKVYIVKGRPVKFIIGSRDVIHDVGLAHFRMKMDAVPGTPTTLWFTPKYTTEEMKEITGNSNFVYEISCDQMCGNGHYSMKGTIEVVTQEQFDTWMAGQKPYYFAAFPEKDPAAAAPAGAPAAPAAPAAGADTTATASLKKSGGNQNKLK; from the coding sequence ATGTCAATGTATTTCACCATCGCCGTCATAGTTTTAGTGTTTGTGGTCATCTTCCAGATAGCCAAAGCCAGTGAATATGTAGGTATACTGAAGGGAGAAGAAAAAACCAGGAAGCAGGCTAATAAGATCAATGGTTTCCTGATGGTGGCTTTCCTTGTGCTGGGCCTGTTGGGCGTATACTATTGTGATGTGGCACTAAGAGGTAAAATACTAGGTGAAAGTGCATCAGTAGAAGGTGAGAAAGTAGACGAGATGCTTTACCTTACCATTGCTGTTACAGGTATCGTTTTCCTCATCACACAAGTTCTACTGTTCTGGTTCAGTTATAAATACCAGGAAAAAGAAAACAACAAAGCATTCTTCTTCCCACACAATAACAAGCTGGAAGTTATCTGGACTGTAATACCGGCAATCGTTCTTACTGTACTTGTAGTAATTGGTTTAAGAAACTGGTTCATCTTCACAGGCGAAGCTCCTAAGAATGCTTTGGTTGTAGAGGTTACTGGTAAGCAATTCGGCTGGATATTCAGGTACCCGGGTAAAGACCAGGAGTTTGGTAAGAAGTACTTCAGGAATATTGAAGAAGGAACGAACTCTATCGGTTTGATCTGGGAAGACAATCCACAGGCAAACCAGAAAGCCGATCCATATGCTTTTGATGATATCGTAATGGAGCAAAAGGTTTACATCGTTAAAGGACGTCCGGTTAAGTTCATCATTGGCTCAAGAGATGTTATTCATGATGTGGGTCTTGCACACTTCAGAATGAAGATGGACGCTGTTCCTGGAACGCCTACTACACTTTGGTTTACGCCTAAGTATACCACTGAAGAAATGAAAGAGATCACTGGTAACTCCAACTTTGTATACGAGATCAGCTGCGACCAGATGTGCGGAAACGGGCACTACTCTATGAAGGGTACGATAGAAGTGGTAACGCAGGAACAGTTTGATACATGGATGGCAGGACAAAAACCTTATTACTTCGCAGCGTTCCCAGAAAAGGATCCGGCAGCAGCAGCTCCAGCAGGTGCACCAGCAGCTCCTGCAGCACCAGCAGCTGGCGCTGATACCACCGCAACTGCTTCTTTGAAAAAAAGCGGTGGCAACCAAAACAAACTGAAGTAA
- a CDS encoding c-type cytochrome, with translation MTKHRRIAKTIVSSVTFALFFLFTTNIYAQPNGQALFSSNCASCHAVHKDLTGPKLAGVEERWGNQENLYKWIKNSSAYLKTGDQYAVSLWEKWNRTNMPAFNLSDEEIGAILTYINSVPDPALAQPVPGVTGAQGGGEGDNTLLYGILTLVLAIVVLILLQVNSSLRKLSAEKQGEPVLEPVPFWRNKVYIATFTIILFCIGGYLTVTGAIGLGRSQNYQPEQPIYYSHKVHAGTNQISCLYCHGGAQEGKHANIPSLNICMNCHMAVNEYTGTDKLYKEDGTEVNGTAEIQKLYKMAGYEPGKPWDPSKGKPIEWVKIHNLPDHVYFNHAQHVTAGKVACQTCHGEIQNMDEVKQFADLSMGWCVNCHRETKVQFQDNGFYSIYQKFHDDLKNGKIDSARGITVEKIGGTECQKCHY, from the coding sequence CTTTATTCTTTTTATTTACCACCAATATATATGCGCAGCCTAACGGACAAGCCTTGTTCTCGAGCAATTGTGCTTCCTGTCACGCTGTTCATAAAGATCTGACCGGTCCTAAACTGGCAGGTGTAGAAGAAAGATGGGGCAACCAGGAAAACTTGTATAAGTGGATCAAGAACAGTTCGGCTTACCTGAAGACTGGTGATCAATATGCGGTTAGTCTTTGGGAGAAGTGGAACAGGACAAACATGCCTGCTTTCAACCTGAGCGATGAAGAAATAGGTGCTATCCTTACTTACATCAATTCAGTTCCTGACCCGGCACTTGCACAACCAGTGCCCGGTGTTACTGGTGCACAAGGTGGCGGCGAAGGAGATAATACGTTGTTGTATGGTATCCTTACACTTGTTCTTGCTATCGTTGTTTTGATCTTGTTGCAGGTTAACTCAAGTCTTAGAAAACTATCTGCTGAAAAACAAGGAGAGCCTGTACTGGAGCCAGTTCCCTTCTGGCGCAACAAAGTTTACATTGCTACTTTCACTATCATTTTATTCTGCATAGGTGGTTACCTTACTGTAACCGGTGCTATTGGTTTAGGTCGTTCTCAAAATTACCAGCCTGAGCAACCAATCTACTACTCACACAAGGTACACGCAGGTACCAACCAGATCAGCTGTTTGTACTGCCATGGTGGTGCACAGGAAGGTAAGCATGCAAATATCCCTTCACTAAACATTTGTATGAACTGTCACATGGCAGTGAACGAATACACTGGCACAGATAAACTCTACAAAGAAGACGGTACAGAAGTTAACGGTACTGCAGAAATACAGAAGCTTTATAAAATGGCTGGATATGAGCCAGGCAAACCTTGGGATCCATCAAAAGGAAAACCAATTGAGTGGGTAAAAATTCACAACCTGCCTGACCACGTTTATTTCAACCACGCACAACACGTAACAGCTGGTAAAGTAGCATGTCAAACTTGTCACGGAGAGATCCAGAATATGGACGAGGTAAAACAGTTTGCTGACCTAAGCATGGGCTGGTGCGTTAACTGTCACAGGGAAACAAAAGTTCAGTTCCAGGATAATGGTTTCTACAGCATCTATCAGAAATTCCATGATGATCTGAAGAATGGAAAGATTGATAGCGCAAGAGGTATCACTGTTGAAAAGATAGGTGGAACCGAGTGTCAAAAATGTCACTACTAA